ACCGCATGATCGCCCCACGACCGAACTGCCGCTCGATCTGCGACAACGCCGCATCCAAGGCCTTCTTGCGCTGGTCGTCCATGGTCCCGCGTTCCTCCATCCGGTTACCGGGGAGCCCGTGACAGGCCCGCCCGAGCGTCTGCGCAGCGCGCGCTCGTCAGCGCAACGCCGACCGGAGGAGGTGCAGGCTGGTGAACGCGGTCCGTTCCCGTTGCCAAGGCCCACCTAGAGGTGGCAGGTCCACGGTTCTCACGGAGGTGCCCGTTCCACTAGCGATCGCGATGACTACCCGCGTGAGCGGGCGTTCTTCTCCTGCCGGTCCGGCGCCCCGCGCACCGGCGGAAGTCGGAGTCCGCCCCGGTCGGGACGAACCTCCGTTCGCGGTTCCGGCGCTTCGGGGGGCACTGCGTTCATCCGAGTTCGCATCGTCGTAGGCCGCCAGCACCGGGACGCAAGGTCCCAAGTTGGCCACGCCTAGGTCGACCTTGAAGAACGCCCGCACCGCGATCGCCAACGCGACGGCCACCTCGACCACCCCGTGGGGCAGTCGGTCGAGCAGCGAGTTGTCCACGCCGAGCGCTCTCATGGTCTCCGAGTCGCATGCTATCACGCTGCCACCGATGGCCCCGACGGCGCGCGTCGGTGCGTGCGTGGCGCCCGCGAGGGAGGTCGGCCGCGCCAGGGGGTCGACGCCTTCGTCGGCGCCCACCAGGTAGCCGGTGAGCACGCCGCCCGAACTGCCCTCGGCGATGGCGACGCGCTGGCGCCTGGCCCGCAACGCCGCGAGGACGAGGCGCGGCAGCTCGTCGGCGTCGTGGCCCCACACGCTGCCGTCGAGCAGGCCGGCCACCTTGCTGAGCGTGGGCCGGGCCAGCGCCGCCGCATGGTGGGCGTCCTGCGCCTTGGCCGCTACCCGTACGTGAACCCCGTCCGCCTTCGCGTACGTGGCCACGCTGGGGTTCGCCTGGTCCGTGAGCGCGCCGAGCCTCTCGGCCACCGCGGACTCGCCCACGCCGATGGTCTTGAACGTGTGAACGAAGAAGCGGCTGGTGGGTAGCGGGAGGCGCGGCATGGCCTCCTGGCGCCACATGCGGTCGAGTTCGCGCGGCGGCCCGGGCAGGGTGACGATGTACCGGGCCGCTCCGCCCCAGGTTCCTCGCACCAACCAGCCGGGCGCCGTGCCCACCGGGTTGGGTAGCACCTCGGCCGACGGGATGACGCGCGCCTGGCGCAGGTTGGAGGCCGGCATGGGCCGCCCACCCGCCGCGAAGCGGTCGCGGAGCCACGCCTCGATGGCGGGGTCGACGTGTTGCTCCTCGCCCACGACGCTCGCGACGGCGTCGCGCGTGAGATCGTCGTCGGTCGGACCGAGGCCGCCGGCGAGGACGATCAAGTCGCTCCGCTGCAGCGCCAGGCGCAAGGCCGCCGCGATGCGGGCGAGGTTGTCACCGACCCTGACCGCCCAGAAGACGTCGACGCCCGCCTCGGCCAGGTCGGCGGCGACGCGGGCGCTGTTGGTGTCCACGATCTCGCCCAGGAGCAGTTCCGTGCCGACGGTGATGATCTCGGCGTTCGCGATGGCGTTCATGAGGGAATCTACCAGGTGGGACTGGCGCGATCCGCACGTGACAGCCCACGGCGCATGTAGTAACCTGTGGGCGGTTCCTCCCCCCTAGGAACCAAGGTGAGGGCTTAGGCCTTCCACCATCTCCTCTCTTTGACCCTGCGATCCCCCACGCAGGGTCATTCTCATGTGGGTCCGACCCCTAGTGATGCCGGCTCCGGGCCGTGCCGACCGGGCGGCCGGGACCGGCCTAGAGGGTCAGGGCCCGTGCCCAGCCTGACGGGGACGGCGCCGCGGCCGGTGCTAGCATGAACCATGACCACGACCAGACCCACCTCGACAAGCGCGTCCAGGACGGCGGCTGGCCGGTCTCCGGCAGGAAGGTCCGCCGCGGGCGTGGAGCCCTCGGCCGGGCCCGATGCCGCTCACCCGGCAACGCTCGGCGCCCTGCGCGGCACGCGCTGGGAGCGCTTGGCCGGGCGCAGCGTGCGAGACGAACTCCGCGCCAACCTCGTCGCCCTCCTGCAACGGGGAGACGAGCTGTTCCCCGGCGTGCTGGGCTACCAGGACACCGTCGTTCCCGCCGTCGTGAACGCCCTGCTGAGCCGCCACAACTTCATCCTCCTCGGCTTGCGCGGGCAGGCCAAGACGCGCATCCTCCGCCAGCTCGTCACCCTGCTCGACCCCGTCGTGCCGTACATAGAGGGCACGGAGCTTCACGACGACCCGTTCGCCCCCCTGACCCTCGAGGGCAAGGAGATCGTCGCGGAGCGCGGCGAGGAGACCCCCGTCGCGTGGCTCGCTCGGGAGCACCGCTACGTCGAGAAGCTGGCCACGCCCGACACCACCGTCGCGGACATCGTCGGCGACATCGACCCCATCAAGGCCGCCCGCCTGGGAACGCGCCTGGGCGACGAGCGCGCCGTGCACTTCGGGCTGCTGCCGCGGGCCAATCGGGGGGTGTTCGCCATCAACGAGTTGCCCGACCTGGCGGGCAAGGTCCAGGTTGCGCTCTTCAACGCCATGCAGGAGGGCGACGTCCAGATCAAGGGCTACCCCATGCGCCTGCCGCTCGACGTGCTGCTGGTGTTCAGCGCCAACCCCGAGGACTACACGGCGCGGGGCAAGATCATCACCCCGCTCAAGGACCGCATAGGCAGCGAGGTGCGCACCCACTACCCGGAGACGGTG
Above is a window of Trueperaceae bacterium DNA encoding:
- a CDS encoding competence/damage-inducible protein A; the protein is MANAEIITVGTELLLGEIVDTNSARVAADLAEAGVDVFWAVRVGDNLARIAAALRLALQRSDLIVLAGGLGPTDDDLTRDAVASVVGEEQHVDPAIEAWLRDRFAAGGRPMPASNLRQARVIPSAEVLPNPVGTAPGWLVRGTWGGAARYIVTLPGPPRELDRMWRQEAMPRLPLPTSRFFVHTFKTIGVGESAVAERLGALTDQANPSVATYAKADGVHVRVAAKAQDAHHAAALARPTLSKVAGLLDGSVWGHDADELPRLVLAALRARRQRVAIAEGSSGGVLTGYLVGADEGVDPLARPTSLAGATHAPTRAVGAIGGSVIACDSETMRALGVDNSLLDRLPHGVVEVAVALAIAVRAFFKVDLGVANLGPCVPVLAAYDDANSDERSAPRSAGTANGGSSRPGRTPTSAGARGAGPAGEERPLTRVVIAIASGTGTSVRTVDLPPLGGPWQRERTAFTSLHLLRSALR
- a CDS encoding magnesium chelatase, giving the protein MEPSAGPDAAHPATLGALRGTRWERLAGRSVRDELRANLVALLQRGDELFPGVLGYQDTVVPAVVNALLSRHNFILLGLRGQAKTRILRQLVTLLDPVVPYIEGTELHDDPFAPLTLEGKEIVAERGEETPVAWLAREHRYVEKLATPDTTVADIVGDIDPIKAARLGTRLGDERAVHFGLLPRANRGVFAINELPDLAGKVQVALFNAMQEGDVQIKGYPMRLPLDVLLVFSANPEDYTARGKIITPLKDRIGSEVRTHYPETVEEGMAITGQEAWTAREEGVVVPTFVAEAVEEVAFQARLDPRVDKHSGVSQRLPISLLENVVSSAEQRALTLGGESVARISDLFAALPAVTGKIELEYEGELKGAEAVAREIVRRAVGQVYARRSAGLDPAAVVGYFDEGNSLRLPGAQPLGAWRSRLTVVPGLLGLAAAVAATEPSGGDVAPADLELVAAEFVLEGLHARRLIGRSEESGYAAAEPAEAGPRPRWN